A part of Streptococcus porcinus genomic DNA contains:
- a CDS encoding sugar phosphate isomerase/epimerase family protein — MSQESPITISSWTLGDTCRFEDRVKAAKNAGYQGIGLRSETYVDALNEGLTDHDILTILDKYDIKVTEVEYIVQWAEENRSYEQKYKEQICFHMCRLFDVAHINCGLMESYSIDYTARKLKELCERAGDLIIGVEPMPYSGLPDFDKAYAVVEASGCDNAMLILDTWHWVRADQPYRQLTAKQAAKVVSIQINDAYERPYASAILRDESMHDRLAPGTGVKDTVGFINMIKEAGIRPKVIGVEVISDAILAQGLDYASRYTYENTVKVLEEAWPEQLY, encoded by the coding sequence ATGTCACAAGAATCACCAATTACTATTAGTTCCTGGACCTTAGGAGATACTTGTCGCTTTGAAGATCGGGTTAAGGCAGCCAAAAATGCAGGATATCAAGGCATTGGACTTCGCTCAGAAACCTATGTTGACGCCTTAAATGAAGGTTTAACAGATCATGATATTTTAACAATTTTAGATAAATATGATATTAAAGTAACTGAAGTTGAATATATTGTTCAGTGGGCAGAAGAAAACCGTTCCTATGAGCAGAAATATAAGGAACAGATATGTTTTCACATGTGTCGACTTTTTGATGTTGCTCATATCAACTGTGGTCTTATGGAAAGTTATTCTATTGATTACACAGCTCGAAAATTAAAAGAACTTTGCGAGCGTGCTGGTGACCTAATTATAGGTGTTGAACCGATGCCATATAGTGGACTTCCTGATTTTGATAAGGCTTATGCTGTTGTTGAAGCCTCTGGTTGTGATAACGCCATGTTGATCCTTGATACTTGGCACTGGGTTCGGGCTGATCAACCTTATCGTCAACTCACAGCTAAACAAGCAGCAAAAGTTGTTTCTATTCAAATCAATGATGCCTATGAACGACCATATGCGTCAGCAATTCTCCGAGATGAGTCAATGCATGATCGTTTAGCACCGGGAACAGGAGTCAAGGACACTGTTGGTTTTATTAATATGATTAAGGAAGCAGGCATTCGGCCTAAAGTTATAGGTGTTGAAGTGATTTCAGATGCTATTTTGGCTCAAGGTTTAGATTATGCTTCTCGATATACATATGAAAATACGGTCAAGGTTCTTGAAGAAGCTTGGCCAGAGCAATTATACTAA
- a CDS encoding VTT domain-containing protein, whose translation MFTDFINTILTNYGLYAFAIIFVIIFIETGLVFFPFLPGDSLLFMTGASIAKSGYNPIPFIILLASAAIIGDYVNYSLGKKYGLSLRKVPFLGKFIKDSHIAETEQFFVKYGNLAISLGRFVPIVRTFIPFISGIGRMDQKQFLIYNCIGGLSWVLIGILAGFFFGSIPFVQTHFEMIMLAIIFISILPIIFVAIKRHLNNK comes from the coding sequence ATGTTTACTGATTTTATTAATACCATTTTGACCAACTATGGTCTCTACGCTTTTGCTATTATTTTTGTTATTATTTTTATAGAGACAGGTTTAGTCTTCTTCCCTTTTTTACCTGGGGATTCCCTCTTATTTATGACAGGAGCTTCTATTGCTAAAAGTGGTTATAATCCGATTCCTTTTATTATTTTGTTGGCTAGTGCGGCGATAATCGGCGATTATGTTAACTATAGCCTTGGGAAAAAATATGGTTTGTCATTACGGAAAGTGCCGTTTTTGGGGAAGTTTATTAAGGATAGTCATATTGCAGAGACAGAACAGTTTTTTGTTAAGTATGGTAATCTTGCGATCTCATTAGGGCGTTTTGTTCCCATTGTTCGTACCTTTATTCCTTTTATCTCAGGTATTGGACGTATGGATCAAAAGCAATTTTTAATTTATAACTGTATTGGTGGTCTTTCTTGGGTGCTTATTGGAATTTTAGCAGGCTTTTTCTTTGGTAGCATTCCATTTGTTCAAACTCATTTTGAAATGATAATGTTAGCTATTATTTTCATATCTATATTACCCATCATTTTTGTAGCTATAAAACGTCATCTTAATAATAAATAG
- a CDS encoding MFS transporter codes for MKNKYVPTIGALYINYIFQGIAAIIISQNMAVLEGRWQASISQITLVISAIGFGRILSVNIAGLISDALGRRKAVLLGVLAYIIFYLGLVFASNYMIAFIFAIFAGIGNSFLDTATYPVVVEAFEEHSSNSALSVLNKAFISIGQFLLPIITSFLLRHHFYFGWTFIASSLFLVVNTFFIFKLPFPKYQKNKATEPVVDAEFSTEIKPLWNQSNFAIEGLCLLIFSLVSVSLFNIFIIWIPSFAESAIGIARTTSLMFVSLYSIFSFVSVFITSAIVKRGVNVLSFMIFCTSMSALAIMGMLVMPNIYSLVFATFCIGFFAAGGIWQLGLATLLDFFPQRRGLVTSYYSLATSVSVMGSPYITGILAEKRVALVFYLVVALAVLGSIALSIVAYRYKKVFLSETNIISIH; via the coding sequence ATGAAAAATAAGTATGTGCCGACTATTGGCGCACTTTATATTAACTATATTTTTCAAGGAATCGCTGCAATTATTATTTCACAGAATATGGCTGTATTGGAAGGAAGATGGCAGGCTTCTATTAGTCAGATTACTTTAGTAATCAGTGCCATTGGTTTTGGTCGTATTCTAAGTGTTAATATTGCCGGTTTGATTTCAGATGCTCTCGGTCGGCGAAAAGCAGTACTTCTGGGAGTTTTAGCCTATATTATTTTTTATCTAGGTTTAGTTTTTGCTAGTAATTATATGATTGCATTTATATTTGCCATCTTTGCTGGTATTGGTAATTCTTTTTTAGACACAGCTACTTATCCCGTGGTTGTGGAAGCTTTTGAGGAGCATAGTAGTAATAGTGCCCTAAGTGTACTGAATAAGGCTTTTATCTCTATCGGCCAATTTTTACTGCCCATTATCACTAGCTTTTTATTACGTCATCATTTCTATTTTGGATGGACTTTCATTGCTTCTAGTTTGTTTTTAGTAGTCAACACTTTCTTTATTTTTAAGTTACCGTTTCCTAAATATCAAAAAAATAAGGCAACTGAACCTGTTGTAGACGCTGAATTTTCAACAGAAATTAAACCTTTATGGAATCAGTCTAACTTTGCGATTGAAGGTCTTTGCCTATTAATCTTTTCACTTGTTTCTGTTTCCCTATTTAACATTTTTATTATTTGGATTCCAAGTTTTGCGGAAAGTGCTATCGGAATAGCAAGAACAACGAGTCTCATGTTTGTCAGTCTGTACAGTATTTTTTCCTTTGTTTCAGTTTTTATTACATCTGCTATTGTTAAGCGTGGAGTAAATGTGTTATCATTTATGATTTTTTGTACTAGTATGTCAGCACTCGCGATTATGGGCATGTTAGTAATGCCAAACATTTATAGCTTAGTGTTTGCAACATTTTGTATTGGATTCTTTGCAGCTGGTGGCATATGGCAATTAGGATTAGCAACGTTACTCGACTTTTTCCCACAAAGAAGAGGACTTGTAACTAGTTACTATTCCCTAGCTACATCGGTATCTGTAATGGGCTCTCCTTATATAACAGGTATTCTTGCAGAGAAGAGAGTTGCATTAGTATTTTATTTAGTAGTAGCATTAGCAGTGTTAGGAAGTATTGCATTATCAATTGTTGCTTATCGTTATAAAAAAGTTTTCTTATCAGAAACAAACATTATTAGTATTCATTAA
- a CDS encoding prolyl-tRNA synthetase associated domain-containing protein, translating into MDAYEKLATYLKKEGIAYDVVEHPAVFTTEEADRYIEGYEGVRTKSMFLTNKKKTSYYLVIMDDAKSLDMDSFKDIVHTNRIRMASVESLQQKMGLTPGSVSPFGLLNNQEKDIQVYFDQDILGKPVQTFHPNDNTKTIFVKTEDIIHFIENLGFEVHKVIL; encoded by the coding sequence ATGGATGCTTATGAAAAATTAGCAACTTATCTAAAAAAAGAAGGGATTGCTTACGATGTTGTTGAACATCCAGCTGTTTTTACAACGGAGGAGGCAGACCGTTATATTGAAGGCTATGAAGGAGTAAGAACCAAGTCCATGTTTTTAACCAATAAGAAGAAAACAAGTTACTATTTAGTAATCATGGATGATGCTAAGTCATTAGATATGGATTCTTTTAAAGATATAGTTCATACTAATCGTATTAGAATGGCTTCAGTAGAGAGCTTACAGCAAAAAATGGGGCTAACTCCAGGCTCTGTTTCCCCATTTGGCCTTTTAAATAATCAAGAAAAGGACATTCAAGTTTACTTTGATCAGGATATTTTAGGTAAGCCAGTTCAGACTTTCCATCCAAATGACAATACAAAGACAATCTTTGTCAAAACTGAGGATATTATACATTTTATTGAGAACTTGGGTTTTGAGGTACATAAAGTCATATTGTAG
- a CDS encoding SDR family NAD(P)-dependent oxidoreductase — MTEEWLGLDGKVAVVTGAVGGMGKTIVQEFAKQGVNIVLLDIKENDLNVYAEEIRTTYGVDTLAIVTDSTSEEAVENAVRKTVEKFGRVDILVNTAAMLRACPLEDLPLEEWRQTVDINLTGYFLVSQRFGRQMIKQGKGNMVHVSTIASVFPETYSAAYSSTKAGVNMMSRQMAAEWGQFGVRSNCIQPCFVKTPLSEAFYADPDVEKGRKALTANKRIGNTMDIANAVLYLASDRSDYTNGHELRVEGGFGIMMGDQTPKPGGRRHYAEKEHKAYLERVKGNS, encoded by the coding sequence ATGACGGAAGAATGGTTAGGCCTAGATGGAAAGGTTGCAGTCGTTACAGGAGCAGTTGGAGGTATGGGGAAAACAATTGTTCAAGAATTTGCTAAACAAGGTGTAAATATTGTCCTCCTCGATATTAAAGAGAATGACTTAAATGTTTATGCTGAAGAAATAAGGACGACTTATGGTGTTGATACTTTAGCCATTGTGACTGATTCTACATCAGAAGAAGCAGTTGAAAATGCAGTGAGGAAGACAGTTGAAAAATTCGGTCGTGTTGATATTTTAGTTAATACAGCCGCTATGCTACGAGCATGCCCGCTTGAAGACTTACCTTTGGAAGAATGGCGGCAAACGGTAGATATTAACTTAACAGGTTATTTCCTAGTATCGCAACGGTTTGGTCGTCAAATGATTAAACAGGGAAAAGGGAATATGGTTCATGTATCAACGATTGCTTCTGTGTTTCCTGAGACCTACTCTGCAGCTTATAGTTCAACAAAAGCGGGTGTAAATATGATGTCTCGTCAGATGGCAGCAGAGTGGGGTCAATTTGGGGTGCGTAGTAATTGTATTCAGCCATGTTTTGTTAAAACGCCGTTATCTGAAGCTTTCTATGCTGATCCAGATGTAGAAAAAGGTCGTAAGGCTTTAACTGCAAACAAACGGATTGGCAATACTATGGATATTGCTAATGCAGTACTTTATCTTGCAAGTGATCGTTCTGATTATACAAATGGACATGAATTACGTGTTGAAGGTGGTTTTGGCATTATGATGGGGGATCAAACTCCAAAGCCAGGCGGTCGCCGTCATTATGCAGAGAAAGAACATAAAGCTTATCTTGAAAGAGTCAAGGGAAATAGCTAA
- a CDS encoding MFS transporter, translating to MFKNNKYNFTAILLWMTYFCHGIQAIIISQNANFFANKWEVEAAAVFAVIAWTGLGKISFLTFSGPLSDKIGRKPLIALGLFGYVIMFGSFLVATNLWMANILAFIGGAMTSLYDGAINPALFEMYPENKSTASIFSKAFISVSSMLYPLFVAYLVSHKMAIEIGIIVPFVLSILVLIGVLISRFPDNDIRKEQNVSASEAIKILEARQSTDHVVTSSKVSPNKKSANFAIDGVVLSAFAFTIYSTFYLFQQASKLYAQNVIHMSETSAAAVTSYYQLGGLIATIVFAFLMARGIRDIALLVISPIFAGLAGLLVYFIPTAATLTFAGIIIGFFAAGGLLQMGNAVLNQFFDKNKGRNTSIYYFVMALGSYIVPMLASKLIAANRADLIMLFVSLCGFASAALMMFAGKRYGHIFGVSVFSNTTKTERN from the coding sequence ATGTTTAAAAACAATAAATACAATTTTACTGCGATTTTGCTCTGGATGACCTATTTCTGTCATGGTATTCAGGCTATTATCATTTCACAAAATGCTAACTTCTTTGCAAATAAATGGGAAGTAGAAGCAGCAGCAGTTTTCGCAGTTATTGCTTGGACTGGTTTAGGAAAAATCTCTTTCTTAACTTTTTCTGGACCACTTTCGGATAAAATTGGCCGTAAACCATTGATTGCCTTAGGTTTATTTGGTTATGTTATTATGTTTGGTTCATTTTTAGTGGCAACAAACCTTTGGATGGCTAATATTCTCGCTTTTATTGGTGGAGCAATGACCTCACTTTATGATGGTGCTATTAATCCAGCTTTATTTGAAATGTATCCTGAAAATAAGTCAACGGCATCAATTTTTAGTAAGGCATTCATTTCGGTTTCTTCAATGCTTTACCCATTATTTGTAGCTTACTTAGTAAGTCATAAAATGGCAATTGAGATTGGTATTATTGTTCCCTTTGTTCTTAGTATCCTAGTTTTAATTGGTGTTCTTATTTCGAGGTTCCCTGATAATGATATTCGTAAAGAGCAAAATGTTTCTGCCAGTGAAGCAATCAAAATCTTAGAAGCTAGACAAAGTACTGATCACGTTGTTACAAGTTCTAAAGTATCTCCAAATAAAAAAAGTGCAAATTTTGCTATAGATGGTGTTGTTCTGTCTGCTTTTGCTTTTACCATTTACTCGACTTTTTACTTGTTTCAACAAGCCTCTAAATTGTATGCTCAAAATGTTATTCACATGTCAGAAACAAGTGCAGCAGCTGTGACTTCTTATTATCAACTTGGTGGTTTGATTGCGACAATTGTCTTTGCTTTTTTGATGGCTCGTGGCATTCGTGATATTGCATTACTCGTTATTAGTCCAATTTTTGCAGGATTAGCAGGTCTTCTGGTTTACTTTATTCCAACTGCTGCTACATTAACTTTTGCTGGTATCATTATTGGATTCTTTGCGGCTGGAGGACTCTTACAAATGGGGAATGCAGTTTTAAACCAATTCTTTGATAAAAACAAAGGTCGTAATACAAGTATTTATTATTTTGTAATGGCTCTAGGTTCCTATATTGTTCCAATGCTAGCTTCCAAATTAATTGCGGCAAATCGTGCAGATTTGATTATGTTATTTGTATCACTTTGTGGATTTGCTTCTGCAGCCTTAATGATGTTTGCTGGAAAACGTTATGGCCATATTTTTGGAGTATCAGTCTTCTCTAACACAACAAAGACTGAAAGGAACTAG
- the aroD gene encoding type I 3-dehydroquinate dehydratase — translation MVKTVSVGDITIGQGLPKIIVPIVAKSAEAIIQAAKEISHIDCDFVEWRIDHFEEVMNFVAVADLSKVVRELLGKPLLVTFRTYKEGGVSPLINKSYFELYETLIEIGKLDLLDVELFMPEEGVQNIIKKAHDKDIKIIMCNHDFDKTPSQEIIVERLRKMEEKGADICKIAVMPQSSQDVLTLMKATIQAREELQQPLITMSMGSLGMVTRIAGEMLGSTATFGALQEISAPGQIPVTLLREILRTFRGN, via the coding sequence ATGGTAAAAACAGTTTCAGTTGGGGATATAACAATTGGCCAAGGTCTACCTAAAATTATCGTGCCCATCGTCGCTAAAAGTGCAGAAGCTATTATCCAAGCTGCCAAAGAAATCAGTCACATTGATTGTGATTTTGTAGAGTGGCGAATAGATCATTTTGAAGAAGTCATGAACTTTGTAGCCGTTGCAGACTTATCCAAAGTAGTGAGAGAACTTCTGGGAAAGCCACTTTTGGTAACCTTTAGAACGTACAAAGAAGGAGGGGTTAGTCCTTTAATCAATAAAAGTTATTTCGAATTATACGAAACATTAATTGAAATAGGGAAACTGGATTTATTAGATGTTGAATTGTTTATGCCTGAAGAAGGGGTTCAAAACATAATCAAAAAGGCACATGACAAGGACATTAAAATCATTATGTGCAATCATGATTTTGATAAGACACCTAGTCAAGAAATTATTGTTGAACGTTTAAGAAAGATGGAAGAAAAGGGTGCTGATATTTGTAAAATTGCTGTAATGCCTCAAAGCAGTCAGGATGTACTAACGCTTATGAAAGCTACCATTCAAGCACGTGAAGAATTACAACAACCTTTAATTACTATGTCAATGGGATCATTAGGTATGGTAACGCGTATTGCTGGTGAAATGCTTGGCTCCACAGCTACTTTTGGAGCTCTACAGGAGATATCAGCTCCAGGGCAAATTCCAGTAACCTTACTACGAGAGATTTTAAGGACATTTAGAGGAAATTAA
- a CDS encoding shikimate dehydrogenase, protein MSERLSGHTLLISLIATPIRHSLSPKMHNEAFAKLGLDYAYLAFEVGNEELADAVQGIRALGIRGSNVSMPNKQAIIPYLDEISPAAELVGAVNTVVNKDGKGHLVGHITDGTGAVRALAEEGVDIKGQIITLAGAGGAGTAIAVQLGLDGAKEVRIFNPKDAAYTNAEKTVEKLNSKTNTKATVTDLADDEAFKKSIAESSIYIDATGVGMKPLENLSLINDPEVIRPDLVVFDVVYSPAETKLLKFAKEHGAKKTINGLGMMLYQGAEAFKLFTGEEMPVEYIKDLLFNEEK, encoded by the coding sequence ATGTCAGAACGTTTATCAGGTCATACATTACTTATTTCCTTAATTGCAACACCCATACGCCATAGTCTGTCACCTAAAATGCATAATGAAGCTTTTGCTAAATTGGGGTTGGATTATGCTTACCTTGCTTTTGAAGTAGGTAATGAGGAACTAGCAGATGCGGTTCAAGGAATCCGTGCTTTGGGAATTCGTGGTTCAAATGTGTCCATGCCAAATAAACAAGCGATTATTCCTTATCTTGATGAGATTTCACCTGCTGCAGAACTTGTAGGAGCAGTAAATACGGTAGTCAACAAAGATGGTAAAGGTCACTTGGTAGGGCACATTACAGATGGAACAGGGGCAGTTCGTGCTTTAGCAGAAGAAGGTGTTGATATTAAAGGTCAAATTATTACTTTAGCAGGAGCGGGTGGCGCAGGCACTGCAATTGCTGTCCAACTTGGCTTAGATGGTGCTAAAGAGGTCCGTATCTTTAATCCTAAAGATGCTGCCTACACTAATGCAGAAAAGACTGTGGAAAAACTTAATAGCAAAACAAATACTAAAGCTACAGTGACTGATTTAGCAGATGACGAAGCTTTCAAAAAGTCAATTGCTGAATCTTCTATCTACATTGATGCAACCGGTGTTGGTATGAAACCGCTTGAGAATCTTAGTTTAATAAATGATCCAGAAGTTATTCGTCCAGATTTAGTTGTCTTTGACGTGGTTTATAGCCCAGCTGAAACAAAATTATTGAAGTTTGCAAAAGAACATGGCGCTAAAAAAACTATTAATGGTTTAGGGATGATGCTTTATCAAGGTGCCGAAGCCTTCAAATTATTCACAGGTGAAGAAATGCCAGTAGAATACATTAAGGATCTTCTTTTTAATGAAGAAAAATAA
- a CDS encoding NADH-dependent flavin oxidoreductase, whose protein sequence is MTRELLNHLTLPNGLTLKNRIVMAPMTTQSAYFDGSVTEELIKYYAERSGTAGTIVVESAFVEDKGRGFFGALGIDHDDKIEGLSRIAKAIKNKGSKALIQIYHAGRMAWPEMNGGAKPISASAVAALRPNAPVPSEMTHQAVLEMIEQFAEAVRRAIKAGFDGVELHGANTYLLQQFFSPHSNRRQDTWGGSREKRAKFPKEVLKAVRAVLEEEETKDFIIGYRFSPEELEEPGIRFEDSMYLLNSLAEVGLDYVHFSMSDYLRTSIVDTNDIEPLISKYHALKSESLATVPVVGVGSILQKADAEEALEVGYDLVAVAKGFLVQNDWAQAVMGDHLIPAFADVNDREKLVIPTPLWKFMDDTFFLVKDTLAEAKKAERLKGLMTKPLEYKAGQYRVMAHGHNSELPMKVSFSDTAITAIEIDSAGESAGLSDLVFEKMPKQIIDFQTLNVDAVSGASSTSQGVIDGVSAAVLEASGQDAVDVLKARPKPTVVRSTEVIEEETDVVVVGGGAAGIAAALRADELGFNVTLIEKLSFIGGAISVSGGNQVVMGSRLQKEEGVIDDTPELMYEDFMENGNHKNIPELLSLLAENVGQATDWVHDYIGVQYDKGLHVLAEYRKDRELAYSHGGHGFADTVRTKMAASGVTLLLQTKAEKLLHDNQGNVTGLVAVEETGKTHRIRTKGVILTTGGYGNNKALLTDELKDVLFYGTSSSMGEGLLMAQVPEIDAASRLMAYGKIYPNGVEVAPGYAKSTIGGNLVVLKENGLLVNTDGRRVVNERASNHDILEVLMEQQTKLLYLLLDQNHFDIFRKEIAEGGISEAEVASWLEANGQTRPYLFHADTLEELAELAGMDSNSLAETVARYNTFVDNGEDLDFHREERFLQEKVGQGPYYMIEQRPRFATTMGGLVVNDKLEVENNKGNVIQGLYAAGEVVGGVMGTDSPSGANNAWALTSGKLAAENLVANN, encoded by the coding sequence ATGACGAGAGAATTACTTAATCATTTGACATTACCCAACGGTTTAACATTAAAAAATCGGATTGTGATGGCTCCAATGACGACACAATCAGCCTATTTTGATGGTAGTGTGACTGAAGAACTTATTAAATATTACGCAGAACGATCAGGAACAGCTGGAACAATCGTTGTGGAAAGCGCCTTTGTCGAAGATAAGGGACGTGGATTCTTTGGTGCACTTGGTATCGATCATGATGATAAAATTGAAGGATTGAGTCGCATTGCAAAAGCAATTAAGAATAAAGGTTCAAAGGCACTCATTCAAATTTACCATGCTGGACGTATGGCTTGGCCAGAGATGAATGGAGGGGCAAAACCTATTTCTGCGTCAGCAGTTGCTGCCCTTCGTCCTAACGCACCTGTTCCTAGCGAAATGACACATCAAGCTGTTCTGGAAATGATTGAGCAGTTTGCGGAGGCAGTTCGTCGCGCTATCAAGGCAGGCTTTGATGGTGTTGAACTACATGGTGCAAATACTTATCTTTTGCAGCAGTTTTTCTCTCCACACTCAAATCGTCGTCAAGACACTTGGGGTGGCAGCCGAGAAAAACGAGCTAAATTCCCCAAAGAAGTTTTAAAGGCTGTCCGTGCGGTTCTTGAAGAAGAAGAGACAAAGGATTTTATCATAGGCTATCGGTTCTCCCCTGAAGAATTAGAAGAACCAGGGATTCGTTTTGAGGACAGTATGTATCTTCTTAACTCTTTAGCCGAAGTAGGTCTAGATTATGTTCATTTCTCAATGAGTGATTACCTAAGAACATCTATCGTCGACACTAATGATATAGAACCACTTATTAGCAAGTATCATGCTCTGAAATCAGAAAGCTTAGCTACTGTGCCAGTAGTAGGTGTCGGAAGTATTTTACAAAAAGCTGACGCAGAAGAAGCATTAGAAGTTGGTTATGATTTAGTAGCAGTAGCAAAAGGTTTTCTAGTGCAAAATGACTGGGCACAGGCAGTCATGGGGGATCACCTTATCCCAGCATTTGCAGATGTTAACGATCGTGAAAAATTGGTGATTCCAACCCCTTTATGGAAGTTTATGGATGATACTTTCTTTTTAGTAAAAGATACACTTGCGGAAGCCAAAAAGGCAGAGCGGCTAAAAGGACTGATGACTAAACCTTTAGAGTATAAAGCTGGACAATATCGAGTGATGGCACATGGGCACAATAGTGAACTTCCAATGAAGGTAAGCTTTAGCGACACTGCAATCACCGCAATTGAAATTGATAGTGCTGGGGAATCAGCTGGTCTATCGGATTTAGTTTTTGAAAAAATGCCAAAACAAATTATTGATTTCCAAACCTTAAATGTTGATGCTGTCTCAGGTGCATCTTCAACTAGTCAAGGTGTTATTGATGGAGTCTCAGCAGCAGTTTTAGAAGCTAGTGGCCAGGATGCAGTAGATGTCTTGAAAGCTCGGCCAAAACCTACTGTGGTTCGTTCAACAGAAGTAATTGAGGAAGAGACAGATGTTGTTGTTGTGGGTGGTGGCGCGGCCGGAATTGCTGCTGCTTTGCGGGCAGATGAACTTGGCTTCAATGTAACCCTAATTGAAAAACTAAGTTTTATTGGTGGTGCTATATCTGTCTCTGGTGGAAATCAAGTTGTTATGGGGTCAAGACTTCAAAAAGAAGAAGGCGTGATAGATGATACTCCTGAACTCATGTATGAAGATTTCATGGAAAATGGAAATCATAAAAATATTCCAGAACTCTTATCCCTATTGGCGGAAAATGTTGGTCAAGCTACGGATTGGGTTCACGATTATATTGGTGTTCAATACGATAAGGGCTTGCATGTCTTAGCTGAGTATCGTAAAGACAGAGAATTAGCTTATTCTCACGGAGGTCATGGCTTCGCTGACACTGTTCGCACTAAAATGGCAGCATCAGGGGTCACCTTACTATTACAAACAAAAGCAGAGAAACTCTTACATGACAATCAAGGAAATGTAACAGGTCTTGTTGCGGTAGAAGAAACTGGAAAAACTCACCGTATTAGAACAAAAGGCGTTATTCTGACTACAGGTGGCTATGGTAATAACAAAGCTCTTTTAACTGATGAGCTTAAAGATGTTCTTTTCTATGGGACAAGCTCTTCAATGGGTGAAGGTCTTCTTATGGCACAAGTGCCAGAAATTGATGCGGCAAGCCGATTAATGGCCTATGGTAAAATCTATCCCAATGGAGTGGAAGTGGCACCAGGATATGCTAAATCAACCATTGGTGGGAACTTAGTTGTTCTTAAGGAAAATGGTTTATTAGTCAATACTGATGGTCGGCGCGTGGTTAACGAACGTGCTAGTAACCACGATATCTTAGAAGTTTTAATGGAACAACAAACCAAATTACTTTACTTATTGTTAGACCAAAATCATTTTGATATTTTCCGTAAGGAAATTGCTGAAGGAGGAATTTCAGAAGCAGAAGTAGCATCATGGCTTGAAGCAAATGGCCAAACAAGACCATATCTCTTCCATGCAGATACTTTAGAAGAACTGGCTGAATTAGCTGGTATGGACTCTAATAGTTTAGCTGAAACAGTTGCTCGTTATAATACTTTTGTTGATAATGGAGAGGACTTAGACTTCCATAGGGAAGAACGCTTTCTCCAAGAAAAAGTTGGGCAAGGTCCTTATTATATGATTGAACAACGTCCACGTTTTGCGACAACCATGGGTGGCTTAGTGGTTAATGATAAACTTGAAGTTGAAAATAATAAAGGTAATGTGATTCAAGGACTTTATGCGGCAGGAGAAGTTGTTGGTGGTGTTATGGGAACAGACTCACCATCAGGAGCTAATAACGCTTGGGCATTGACATCTGGTAAACTTGCAGCAGAAAATTTAGTAGCAAATAATTAA